The following are encoded together in the Magnetospirillum gryphiswaldense MSR-1 v2 genome:
- a CDS encoding methyl-accepting chemotaxis protein, translating to MTFINNLRIGAKLAVVFGAILVLLLVSMGFSLKGINELDKAGHDLSDNWLPSVAAIDDLKADLLSLRRVEYQHILTTDDAEMRKVDTEVVELGTQIAHARAVYEKLISSDEERQTFKRLSGHIDAYLSVSSKMLDLSRKNENEAAQNVMTQESRPKFREALHEVENLLGINKQGAEASKKSLEATGDSVRLALIVVGIVIVALLAVSAMVLRSAIGTPIVAMTDAMTKLAAGDKSVLIPAQGRGDEVGDMAAAVQIFKDNMIRAEQMAAEQEASRAEQLRRAETVTGLTGRFDAQVAAVLNIVSGAATEMEATAQSMSGNAQQTNRQATVVAAATEQASASVQTVATAAEELSASIAEIGRQVERSSTASQAAAEDAAQTNSTVKALAETSARIGEVVGLITNIASQTNLLALNATIEAARAGDAGKGFAVVANEVKSLANQTAKATEEITTQITSVQSATVQTVRAIEGIVGRITEINQIAGAIAAAVEEQSAATAEIARNIQQAASGTQEVSSNIGSVSQAASETGISAEEVLAAAQSLSRESVELKSIVDRFLTDVKAA from the coding sequence ATGACTTTCATCAACAATTTGCGTATCGGCGCCAAACTGGCGGTAGTTTTCGGCGCCATCCTGGTACTGCTGCTGGTATCCATGGGCTTCAGCCTGAAGGGCATCAACGAACTGGACAAGGCCGGCCACGACCTGTCCGACAATTGGCTGCCCAGCGTCGCCGCCATCGACGACCTGAAAGCCGATCTGCTGTCGTTGCGGCGGGTGGAATATCAACACATCCTGACCACCGACGATGCCGAAATGCGCAAGGTCGATACCGAAGTGGTCGAACTTGGGACGCAAATCGCCCATGCCCGCGCTGTTTACGAAAAGCTGATCTCGTCCGACGAGGAACGGCAAACCTTCAAGCGTCTGAGCGGACACATCGACGCCTATCTGAGCGTCAGCTCCAAGATGCTGGATCTGTCGCGGAAAAATGAAAACGAAGCGGCACAAAATGTCATGACCCAGGAAAGCCGCCCCAAATTCCGTGAAGCTCTCCACGAAGTGGAAAACCTGCTGGGCATCAACAAGCAGGGGGCCGAAGCCTCGAAGAAATCTCTTGAAGCCACCGGCGACAGCGTGCGCCTGGCCTTGATTGTGGTCGGCATCGTCATCGTCGCGCTGCTGGCCGTATCCGCCATGGTGTTGCGTTCGGCCATCGGCACCCCCATCGTCGCCATGACCGACGCCATGACCAAACTGGCCGCCGGCGACAAATCCGTCCTCATCCCGGCCCAAGGCCGGGGCGACGAAGTGGGCGACATGGCCGCCGCCGTCCAGATCTTCAAGGACAACATGATCCGGGCCGAACAGATGGCCGCCGAGCAAGAGGCGAGCCGGGCCGAGCAATTGCGCCGGGCCGAAACGGTAACCGGGCTGACCGGTCGATTCGATGCCCAGGTCGCCGCCGTGCTCAACATCGTTTCCGGCGCCGCCACCGAGATGGAGGCCACCGCCCAGTCCATGTCGGGCAACGCCCAGCAAACCAACCGCCAAGCCACCGTGGTCGCCGCCGCCACCGAGCAGGCCTCGGCCAGCGTGCAGACGGTGGCCACCGCCGCCGAGGAATTGTCCGCCTCCATCGCCGAGATCGGTCGTCAGGTGGAGCGCTCCAGCACCGCATCGCAAGCCGCCGCCGAAGACGCGGCGCAGACCAACAGCACGGTCAAGGCGCTGGCCGAGACCTCGGCCCGCATCGGCGAGGTAGTCGGGCTGATCACCAATATCGCCAGTCAGACCAATCTGCTGGCCTTGAACGCCACCATCGAGGCGGCCCGCGCCGGCGATGCCGGCAAGGGTTTCGCCGTGGTCGCCAACGAGGTGAAGTCGCTGGCCAACCAAACCGCCAAGGCGACCGAGGAAATCACCACCCAGATCACCTCGGTGCAATCGGCCACGGTACAGACGGTGCGCGCCATCGAAGGCATCGTCGGACGCATCACCGAGATCAACCAGATCGCCGGCGCCATCGCCGCAGCGGTCGAGGAACAATCCGCCGCCACCGCCGAGATCGCCCGCAATATCCAGCAGGCCGCCAGCGGCACCCAGGAGGTGTCGTCCAATATCGGCTCGGTCAGTCAGGCGGCGTCGGAAACCGGCATATCGGCGGAAGAGGTGCTGGCCGCCGCCCAATCGCTGAGCCGGGAATCGGTCGAGCTGAAATCCATCGTCGACCGTTTCCTCACCGACGTCAAAGCCGCCTGA
- a CDS encoding DUF2293 domain-containing protein gives MNQRRAAIAEALAVLAPAIPAFDREAVLDLAEDSPGLRSGSPQAAAWLALTSHVRHRYSEYDQLLADGYDRDAARHFCAEAMVVTLREWGAAPTLVGRILDLRD, from the coding sequence TTGAACCAACGCCGCGCCGCCATCGCCGAGGCCTTGGCGGTGCTGGCGCCGGCCATTCCCGCCTTTGACCGTGAAGCCGTGCTTGACCTGGCCGAGGATTCTCCCGGCCTGCGCAGCGGCTCGCCCCAGGCCGCCGCCTGGCTGGCCCTGACCAGCCACGTGCGCCATCGCTACAGCGAATACGACCAATTGCTGGCCGACGGCTATGACCGTGACGCCGCCCGCCATTTCTGCGCCGAAGCGATGGTGGTGACCTTGCGTGAGTGGGGGGCCGCTCCGACTTTGGTCGGACGCATCCTAGACCTAAGAGACTGA
- a CDS encoding OmpA family protein: protein MRVWGRSLLLLTALSACSTVPDAVNPVEWYKGTRDFVTGKDEPAPVAKPSTAAKADNKPVPTAENRKTTPKGLVADRGNAQYAEPIRREVAPTRPLARRTQTAEQTQVAAANTPASAIQAAPLTAAGQNAAGRANSSPDAPPAAMNMTPPPPADVPETVAIPGRPKRLQQQYEMRLAESAQQVVRPGMVEMPHASHVAYGDDAPIHLVPPGSAKKATKASVGGGKGFAAPLPTHEPAASFQVASVQFESGAALSRADKAAIGEVVRLYKQTKGVVRVVGFAPSPRQGGYQLIGGLDASQDRADAVARELNRRGIPASKIMVAAMAEYGQDGAQVYLDVM, encoded by the coding sequence ATGCGTGTGTGGGGCCGCAGCCTTCTGCTGCTCACCGCGCTGTCCGCATGCTCGACGGTTCCCGATGCCGTCAATCCGGTCGAATGGTACAAGGGCACCCGCGACTTCGTCACCGGCAAGGATGAGCCGGCGCCGGTGGCCAAGCCCAGCACCGCTGCCAAGGCGGACAACAAGCCGGTCCCCACCGCCGAGAACCGCAAGACCACCCCCAAGGGTCTGGTGGCCGACCGTGGCAATGCCCAATACGCCGAGCCGATCCGGCGCGAGGTCGCCCCCACCCGTCCGCTGGCACGACGCACCCAGACCGCAGAGCAAACCCAGGTCGCCGCCGCCAACACCCCGGCCTCGGCCATCCAGGCGGCACCCTTGACCGCTGCCGGACAAAATGCTGCTGGCCGCGCCAATAGCAGCCCCGATGCCCCGCCCGCAGCCATGAACATGACGCCGCCGCCGCCCGCCGACGTCCCGGAAACCGTGGCCATTCCGGGCCGGCCCAAGCGGTTGCAGCAGCAATACGAAATGCGTCTGGCCGAATCGGCCCAGCAAGTGGTGCGCCCCGGCATGGTCGAGATGCCCCATGCCAGCCACGTCGCTTATGGCGACGATGCCCCCATCCATCTGGTTCCGCCGGGTTCGGCCAAAAAGGCCACCAAAGCCAGCGTCGGCGGCGGCAAGGGCTTTGCCGCGCCGCTGCCCACCCATGAGCCGGCGGCATCATTCCAGGTGGCCTCGGTGCAGTTCGAATCCGGTGCTGCCCTGTCGCGCGCCGACAAGGCCGCCATCGGCGAGGTGGTCCGCCTGTACAAGCAGACCAAGGGCGTGGTCCGCGTCGTCGGTTTCGCCCCGTCTCCGCGCCAGGGTGGCTATCAGTTGATCGGCGGCCTGGATGCGTCGCAGGACCGTGCCGACGCGGTGGCCCGCGAACTGAACCGCCGCGGCATTCCCGCGTCCAAGATCATGGTTGCCGCCATGGCCGAATATGGCCAGGACGGCGCCCAAGTCTATCTTGACGTGATGTGA